The Henckelia pumila isolate YLH828 chromosome 2, ASM3356847v2, whole genome shotgun sequence genome includes a window with the following:
- the LOC140883941 gene encoding sm-like protein LSM3B: MGNEEESTVREPLDLIRLSLDERIYVKLRYDRELRGKLHAYDQHLNMILGDVEEIVTSVEIDDETYEEIVRTTRRTVPFLFVRGDIVILVSPPLRTA, encoded by the exons ATGGGGAATGAAGAGGAGAGCACAGTGAGGGAACCGTTGGACCTTATTCGTCTCAGCCTGGACGAGCGCATCTACGTCAAGCTCCGCTATGACCGTGAGCTTCGCGGCAAGCTCCAC GCTTATGATCAGCATTTAAATATGATTCTTGGAGATGTGGAAGAAATTGTGACTTCAGTTGAGATTGATGATGAAACTTATGAAGAAATTGTCAGG ACCACAAGGCGAACGGTGCCATTTCTTTTCGTAAGAGGTGATATTGTTATTTTGGTTTCACCGCCACTCAGAACAGCTTGA
- the LOC140883363 gene encoding RNA-binding protein 2-like, producing MGDDYWSNQQPPPYQSTTSLKRNRTDFDLPPIVGNFTSEILSQNHDLDVSRPIKDTKSIGSAYDNYLRSSQLQSEEGSQYGQMGLGNAAGRVIPAFHLQDHLAIKHLEDVAPELALNDRSTGFGPPPINRITVPREIIPLPPDASSTLYIEGLPPNSTRREVAHIFRPFVGYKEVRLVRKESKHRGGDPLILCFVDFGDPACAATALSALQGYKVDEEDPDSPYLRLQFSKAPGRRSAPGSRGRR from the exons ATGGGGGATGACTATTGGAGCAATCAGCAACCGCCGCCGTATCAATCGACCACCTCGCTGAAGCGAAATCGCACGGATTTTG ATCTTCCACCAATTGTGGGGAACTTCACTTCTGAAATTCTTTCCCAGAATCATGATCTAGATGTATCTAGACCAATAAAGGACACAAAATCAATAGGGTCGGCATATGACAATTATCTTCGTAGTTCG CAATTACAATCTGAGGAAGGAAGTCAGTATGGTCAAATGGGGCTTGGAAATGCTGCTGGTAGAGTTATCCCTGCTTTCCATCTACAGGATCATCTTGCAATAAAGCATCTGGAAGACGTGGCTCCTGAACTAGCACTAAATGATAGAAGCACTGGTTTTGGTCCACCTCCAATAAATAGAATTACCGTACCCCGGGAAATTATACCACTGCCTCCTGATGCTTCTAGTACACTGTACATTGAGGGGCTACCTCCTAACAGTACACGGCGGGAAGTGGCTC ATATTTTTCGCCCTTTTGTCGGGTACAAAGAAGTAAGGCTTGTAAGAAAGGAATCAAAACAT CGAGGTGGAGATCCTCTTATTCTTTGCTTTGTTGATTTCGGAGACCCGGCTTGTGCAGCAACTGCTTTGAGTGCGTTGCAAG GTTATAAGGTGGATGAAGAAGATCCGGATTCTCCTTACTTGCGTCTGCAGTTCTCAAAAGCTCCTGGGCGGAGGTCGGCCCCTGGATCTCGCGGGAGGCGATGA
- the LOC140883362 gene encoding uncharacterized protein: protein MVTRRWVINGALQTGCPLFCRDDDSVIHILDDMAKFNYHRYWDLTPQIWSHQDPQDTYYPDFSDQPFELQEEEVICSQLIMHSLEDMVSKYVVMNERAIEDLNNSRCHLEEKIENLKISILHEHQEHGVKKDTQTVIPQIWFDDDDLENHDLECESIHAEDQEVFESSLPIEPQQEEVLKATIYADTPPTQISQEFVLREPTEMFSSHVYQLLLSIVEVTSINCLHLAKLEGTCNKHPLVVSYDTYFGRQPLFDECF, encoded by the exons atgg tgacaaggagATGGGTAATTAATGGAGCTTTGCAAACTGGTTGTCCattattttgccgagatgatgacaGTGTGATACACATATTAGATGATATGGCAAAATTTAACTACCACCGGTATTGGGATCTTACACCACAGATTTGGAGCCACCAAGACCCACAAGATACTTATTACCCAGATTTttcagaccaaccattcgaaCTTCAAGAGGAGGAGGTAATTTGTTCTCAATTGATCATGCATTCATTAGAGGATATGGTGAGCAAGTACGTGGTCATGAACGAGCGAGCTATAGAAGATCTAAACAATTCTAGATGCCACCTTGAGGAGAAGATAGAGAATCTCAAAATATCAATTCTCCATGAACACCAAGAACATGGAGTAAAGAAAGATACTCAAACAGTGATTCCccaaatttggttcgatgatgatgacttagagaaccatgatttggaatGCGAATCAATTCATGCTGAAGATCaagaggtgtttgagtcttctcttcccaTTGAACCTCAACAGGAAGAAGTTCTGAAGGCGACAATATATGCAGATACACCGCCAACACAAATTTCACAAGAATTTGTTCTCCGAGAACCTACAGAGATGTTCTCCTCCCATGTTTATCAGCTGCTATTGAGtattgttgaggtgacgagcatAAATTGCTTAcatctggccaagcttgagggcacatgcAACAAACACCCattggtggtgtcatatgacacttactttgggcgtcaaccgctctttgatgagtgcttctga
- the LOC140883614 gene encoding protein MITOFERRINLIKE 1, chloroplastic yields the protein MEAPTTKSLALFSANSLAPTSINEFNSSFNNLNTLISSPTPYFPHPNPKTRQNPEFSTIPDVSLKFSSTTVSIHSKIKNPEKPMFQNWLKPATRGSPAVHALFKNLSLVERAVIGAAAGGLAGAFTYVCLHPLDTIKTKLQTKGASEIYKGAFDVIAKTFQNRGILGFYSGVSAVIVGSTFSSAVYFGTCEFGKSFLSRIGQYPTVLIPPTAGAMGNIMSSAIMVPKELITQRMQAGAKGRSWEVLLRILEKDGILGLYAGYSATLLRNLPAGVLSYSSFEYLKAAVLRETGEAFLEPFQSVVCGALAGAISASLTTPLDVVKTRLMTQGHGESMNRIAAASYSGVTAMVKRILKEEGWVGFTRGMGPRVFYSACFSAIGYFAFETSRLTIMDKYLKRKELEAAETLASPINQSG from the coding sequence ATGGAAGCTCCGACCACCAAATCTCTGGCTCTCTTCTCTGCAAATTCACTCGCTCCCACTTCCATCAATGAATTCAATTCCTCCTTTAACAATCTCAACACCCTCATTTCCTCCCCTACTCCATACTTCCCACACCCTAATCCTAAAACAAGGCAAAACCCTGAATTTTCGACAATTCCCGATGTAAGTTTGAAGTTTTCCTCCACCACCGTTTCGATTCACAGTAAGATCAAGAACCCGGAAAAACCCATGTTTCAGAATTGGTTGAAGCCCGCCACGAGAGGCTCTCCCGCGGTCCATGCTTTGTTCAAGAATCTCTCTCTTGTTGAGCGGGCGGTCATTGGTGCTGCAGCTGGTGGACTTGCCGGTGCCTTTACATATGTGTGTCTCCATCCACTCGATACGATTAAAACTAAGTTGCAGACGAAAGGGGCGTCGGAGATTTACAAGGGGGCGTTTGATGTCATAGCCAAGACTTTTCAGAATAGAGGGATTCTTGGGTTTTACAGCGGCGTGTCTGCTGTGATTGTGGGTTCTACTTTTTCTTCTGCGGTTTATTTTGGGACGTGCGAGTTTGGTAAGTCCTTTCTTTCGAGAATTGGGCAATATCCGACGGTGTTGATTCCTCCAACTGCGGGTGCCATGGGGAATATCATGTCCTCAGCAATTATGGTGCCGAAGGAATTGATCACTCAGAGGATGCAGGCTGGCGCAAAGGGTAGGTCTTGGGAGGTTCTGTTACGTATTTTGGAGAAAGATGGGATCTTGGGGCTATATGCGGGGTATAGTGCTACATTGCTTAGGAATTTACCTGCTGGCGTTTTGAGCTATTCTTCGTTTGAGTATTTGAAAGCTGCGGTGTTGAGGGAGACAGGAGAGGCTTTTTTGGAGCCTTTTCAGAGTGTGGTCTGCGGAGCATTGGCCGGGGCGATTTCTGCGTCTTTGACAACCCCATTGGATGTGGTGAAAACCAGGCTGATGACTCAGGGTCATGGAGAGTCTATGAATAGGATTGCTGCCGCAAGTTACAGTGGTGTCACTGCTATGGTTAAGCGGATATTGAAGGAAGAAGGGTGGGTTGGCTTTACGCGTGGAATGGGACCTCGAGTGTTTTACAGTGCGTGCTTCTCGGCTATAGGCTACTTTGCGTTCGAGACATCCCGGCTTACAATCATGGATAAGTATCTGAAGCGAAAGGAACTTGAAGCAGCGGAGACTCTCGCTTCCCCAATCAACCAAAGTGGATGA